One Mercurialis annua linkage group LG3, ddMerAnnu1.2, whole genome shotgun sequence DNA window includes the following coding sequences:
- the LOC126672139 gene encoding F-box/FBD/LRR-repeat protein At1g13570-like: MEGICAGSDVDRISDLPGNVIAYILACLPLEDAVRTGILSQKWKEQWYKVPRIIVDESIFHERYKAEMEGIISYILTQHEGNLKKFSAYVDQVKDHHSMKLWIFRLSQKSIQEFTILIQKGRCHEVPSDLFSLQQLRELNLRHLKVQLPHSFKGFHNLVFLRLVKVDITPSAFNKLIASCLHLEELVLQKLNCIGHLHINLPSLKNFSFNGEFKSISFQTPLLEVLSINLFWIGSENNPFDLRFKFRGLPSAIKELYVRCQFQKFLAAGDTFTQVSTSYKHLKTLELRKFCFEKLDDISCFISLMESSLNLEIIDITACDCENGAESEAVLKFWEDRKNSSLSFKRLQKATVRSFRGKDHEVKFIEFLLANSHVLRDMTVECMDNPDFDEDEIKAVRLWFCQGSSKLKFIGDNYDSSSDES, encoded by the exons ATGGAGGGGATTTGTGCTGGTTCTGATGTTGACAGAATCAGTGACCTCCCTGGCAATGTGATAGCTTACATCTTGGCATGTTTACCATTAGAAGATGCTGTGAGGACCGGTATCCTGTCACAGAAGTGGAAGGAACAATGGTACAAGGTGCCGAGAATTATAGTTGATGAGAGCATTTTCCATGAACGATATAAAGCAGAAATGGAGGGCATTATCAGTTATATTCTTACTCAACATGAAGGGAATTTAAAGAAATTTTCTGCATATGTGGACCAAGTGAAAGACCATCACAGCATGAAGTTGTGGATATTTAGGCTATCCCAGAAGTCTATTCAGGAATTTACAATCCTAATCCAGAAGGGTCGCTGCCATGAAGTCCCATCTGATTTGTTTTCTTTACAGCAGCTGAGAGAGTTGAATCTCCGCCATTTGAAGGTTCAACTACCACATTCGTTCAAAGGATTTCATAATCTTGTTTTCCTTCGGTTAGTCAAAGTCGACATAACACCTTCTGCATTTAATAAGCTTATTGCTAGCTGCCTGCACCTTGAAGAATTGGTATTACAGAAGTTGAATTGTATTGGCCATCTTCATATCAATCTCCCAAGTCTCAAGAACTTCTCATTTAACGGAGAATTCAAATCTATCTCTTTTCAGACTCCACTTCTTGAGGTATTGTCTATCAATTTATTCTGGATTGGTTCTGAGAATAATCCGTTTGATCTAAGATTCAAATTCCGTGGTTTGCCATCTGCAATTAAGGAGCTTTACGTCCGATGCCAATTTCAGAAG TTCTTGGCTGCAGGGGATACATTCACTCAAGTTTCAACTTCTTACAAGCATCTCAAGACTCTTGAACTGAGGAAATTTTGTTTTGAGAAGTTAGACGATATCTCATGTTTCATTTCTTTGATGGAAAGCTCCTTAAACTTAGAAATAATTGATATAACT GCTTGCGACTGTGAAAATGGAGCTGAATCTGAAgcagttttaaaattttgggaaGACCGAAAAAATTCTTCGTTGTCGTTTAAGCGGTTGCAGAAGGCAACAGTACGGTCATTCCGCGGTAAAGATCATGAGGTGAAGTTTATCGAATTTCTTCTGGCTAATTCACATGTGCTCAGGGATATGACTGTTGAGTGCATGGATAATCCTGATTTTGATGAGGATGAAATAAAAGCA GTCCGCCTCTGGTTTTGTCAGGGTTCCTCAAAATTAAAGTTCATTGGAGATAACTATGATTCGAGCAGTGATGAGTCATGA